From a region of the Opisthocomus hoazin isolate bOpiHoa1 chromosome 21, bOpiHoa1.hap1, whole genome shotgun sequence genome:
- the SMIM36 gene encoding small integral membrane protein 36, producing MEFYLEIDPVTLNLVILVASYVILLLVFLISCVLYDCRGKDPSKEYAPEVPADSQPPIRLVVMQQGSPGTRWAKGLVSAYENSSDLPGKRTTVV from the coding sequence ATGGAGTTTTATTTGGAGATTGACCCCGTTACCTTGAATCTTGTCATTCTAGTAGCTAGTTATGTTATTTTGCTTCTGGTCTTCCTGATCTCCTGCGTGCTCTATGACTGCAGGGGGAAGGATCCCAGCAAGGAGTATGCTCCCGAGGTCCCTGCTGACAGCCAGCCTCCGATCCGGCTGGTGGTGATGCAGCAGGGCTCTCCCGGCACCCGCTGGGCAAAGGGGCTCGTCTCTGCCTACGAAAACTCCTCTGACCTGCCAGGGAAAAGGACTACTGTTGTGTAA